The Osmia lignaria lignaria isolate PbOS001 chromosome 3, iyOsmLign1, whole genome shotgun sequence genome includes the window GTGCCTTAATACGTCGATTAGGTAATGGcagttagaaataaataaaataaggataaatgatttaaaaaaaaaaagttaatttaagATACTCTCTTACAGTAATTGTCAATCTATGCTTCCTGCAACGGGTGCTCCAATTTCTAGACACAGGACTAGCAAGATGAAGGAGATGTTCGACGAGTACGTACGTACTCGAACAcgagaaaattggaaattttggattgtatccttttttttttatataaatctcATTTGATGATCGATTGAGtgtataatattgtaatttccttataaaatcattagttcagtatattacttgaGCCTTTGATGATATCCTTCAACACGTCAGTGTCAACCGCGAGCATCGAAGATTTATACAGAAGTACAATGTTGTGGGTGGAGCAGCATTGCTCGCTTGTCGATCTCAGACCAGGTTTGCACTCAAAAacaaagaatataataaattctgtCCCATATCTCTGAagcttaacacgttgactgccctGAAGTTGACCGGCataatttttcttgaaataaataattataatttattttattatttttaattaaattataggtGAATTGTTTATAATCAAAGCATTCTTTTGATTGGTTTTCAGTAAATAACAGCTGGCATCAAGAATCCTATTAATAGTCTTCAAACCAATAAGGTATTAATACCCTTCATAATCCATATTACTATGATAGCCAACGTGTTAAGTATTTGTCTTTATTATAATAGTATAAAAATGGTGATAGATAGTATTCTTCCAGTGGACAGCAACTACAATATTTAAATATGGTATGTGTATTTTTTAATGTTCTTATTATTTTCACATTTACATTTCAGCCGTTCTGAACTCCCTCAGATATCTGTGTACTGCCACTGATATTCTATCAGATCCTGGTCGTCTACCTGAAGAAGCACTCGCAGCAGTCAATCGTACGGAACGACGACGATCAACACAATGACCAATTTATATTATGCAAATTCGACGGCGAAACGTAATTTGCATGTACGTTTAAGATTTAGTCGCATACCAGCAAAATAAAAGCAGTTACCGTAGCCATAAGCCAGTTCTAGAAGAAACCGCGTGAAAATTCTGATGacaatttctctttttcctttggTTCATAGTAGATTTTCTCCAGGTTTCCTTACGCAACGATCCTGGTTAAAGAAAAAAGTGCAATTTTTCCTTGTCCCATTTTTtcgaaattgtgattaaaaGATAGGATGATTGAggattattaattgtataaagAGCACGTGGAAATGTACATGAATTTAATTGCAAATGATTAACAAAATGTGTATAGACTGTTACAGATTTGGAACATATTGAGATTTgaacatgttttttttttatgtctCTGTTATCGCAGTTATGTTTGTATCAGATATTAACAAAGCAAAGgtacatttatatttattaggTAATTATGTCGCATCACGTATTTACTTTCATCCAGCgctaagaaaaattatatttcatgttcggATTGCGATAACATTTTTATGATAAATTGTGTTTTCGTTGACTCATTTAACTCGTTATAATACTTGCCTATATATTTTGGTAATGTTTaaggaaacaatgatgaaaaatatataGAGCAAACCATTCCATTATATTTTTACTATGCTTGTTTTCAACTTAGTACCATATTTTTGGCAGTACTACTAAAAGATCAACGTTTTATATGTTGCTCTATAAGAAAATGGaattaatgtttttaaaattattccttttttttttcgtagataacatttctttctatctttaagataaaaatatattgtgGACACATACGTTGTGTGTTATCGatatatttttatgataattgaaatacaagtaatttttttttaatcgtttagttttggaaaatgaatgaataaagAATTGTTAACGAAAAATTAGCGCTAAGTTATATAAACCTTTTTACACCTCGGGGAAATACATGTAGGAGTACCTAGGTGAAATCGGTATCATAAAATTCTATTATGAAAGACTGGAATGAGAAGTTTAAAATCTATGAAATTATGCCTTTTACTATTATAGGTGCAATTAAATTTACCAATTGAAgattatacatttttatcaatACCGACCGTGTATGTACACTATATTGAATACATAGTTGTTGATACTTGCATAGTAGAATGAAGAATTTATATTTGCATATAATTGAACTACGTACGAGATGAAAAATGGGTTGCTCAGAAATTATAAGTATACATAATATACTAATAATGTTATGAAATGTGAAGTTTTTATTGCGAAATTTCATGTGATAATGTAcaaatcatttataaaatttaaatattagctTAAGCCATGAAAGACTTCTGCATATTGTAATGttattattgtcattaaatattaattgtatataacaGAATGTTATGTAGTGTGAGTGATGTATAGTCTTTCAAAAGCTTAACCTGCTTCTTTCAATGATCACAAAACataaaatttacttaatttgattTTTACAATATACAGACgtcttttatttgaaatttacatTGTGTACTCATAAGtcataaaaaatataaagaatcaaTGATGGGATGTTGTTTTTGTACAATATGTATCATATAATCACATAAACATTCATGTACTGTTAAATGTTTACttccataaaaaaaattttaattccattttttttctctttcctatATTATTtcgtatttataattttttgttacttttatATTTGACTTAAGAAAAGGAAATATGATCATATTTACAATCTTTTGTATTATCCTAATGGATATCAATGTGATGCCCATTatgaaattcatttaaatttatataactagtcaattaaaaaactaataataatttacttcaattaattgtacaaaaacaaataaattagCTTATTTTTAAGGCTGAAAGTTAATatcataattaagaaatatacaaatttatacTATTGATAGCCAAGTTGAACACTTGTTACAAACTAAGTATAAACATGTGTTATTTTCAGGAACTGATAGAAAACCAGGTGGTTCTCTACATATCTCAGAATGAGTATTTGCTGTTTTCTTTATAAGATATCCTAGATCTTTTAAGGTGATAATACCATTCAATATGAAGTCACAGGATGTACAAGTTAtatgattttctttttgaatGAGATTAGATGTCTGACATATAGGACAAATGACTTCATCACCTTCTGTATCTGCAATTAATGCTAATGACTCCATTTCTTCCTGTGACATTTTTTCATACTCTTCCAATATCCATTGTTCTGTAAGTAATAATCCACAtaacatttttcaaactttctgtTGGAGTAAATTTACCTTCTTCATTAAGTATTTCAGTTTCAAGCTCCATTGCTTCTTCAGTATTAAGTGGTTCACTGGTTATAGGAGAAAAAGGATTCAGAGTTGGATCTAAATCCGTGGTAACGAGATCGTTCAACTCTTTACGCACAATTTCGGATAACGTATCTTGAACTTCTTCCAAACTTGTTTCCAAACCAAATCTACCGTTGTTAAATAATTGTCTTCGTTTCTCGCGCATTCTTTGTCGACATCTCtgaaattcattttgattacacAAATAGTGAATCACAttggaaagttttgaaaatttgaaaataatgttcGAGAGCTAACCTCTCTGAAGACTTCTTGAAACTTTGGCGATCCTTCCTTGATCTTTTTAGCAGCATTTTTGCTTTTCAATTTGGCAGTCATAGTAGGACTTAAAGTTATGTTTTCCATATCTTTTGTACACTTAAACATTTCTTAATTTATAGGAAAAGCAATAAAAGGCACTTGAAGAAAACACTTGGCGGTAAAAGTTCCGAGTTGTTTCGCTTGAATTCACTGCGCATGCACAGTGGGTTTCAAGTTCAAATCAATTTTTGTTCGTATCGAATATTTTTAACAGTATGTATTGGGGAAAAATGAATGGTAAGGGACGAATAACGAGAATGAAATTAAACGACAATGATTTATCATTTATTGTAATACCCAGTGACGAAAGTGTAATACAGCTTTATCGGCCAGGCATTCTATTCAGAATTGAGATCGTTTCCCGCTGAggctgatcaaaaaaatcacgTGCCAACGgtatatgaaataattattacaatcagAGCAAGGTGTCGCGTAATATAAAACAATGTACTTCTCGATTAGTTATTACAACATGTCATTTAAGTTATgctaaaaaaaatataactcTTATTACCAGTGACAATAATTCGTCCATATAAGTAAAATATCTTTTGCAGTCACTTACACGACTAACAATAAATATACATCTAAATACATTATCTTAAACATTTACGTATACACACATATAAAGGATATTTCACAAATAACTTTGTCAGATAGTTCAACGATTCATGCATTGTTTCTTTTTAAAACAATAATTGAGATCTGCGAATATGCAACAGACGGATCTGTGTTAAAACTTTCTTcttattaaattactttcacAACAATCCAACAAAGTTACTCGCTATTGAAATACCCTGTACATACACATATGCACAATtatattacatatgtatgtatacatatacacggTCACAttcttatatattatatatctacTCCGTAACTACATTCGTGCCTCATAACAATACAAACAGTCGCAATTTCATTAATCAATTTGCTTTATATTACAGCATTGAATAATAATACACGAAGTTTCTTCTCGTCAGGACTAGTTCGATGGCAGATCTTCGACCGACTACAGTATTACCGGAACAGTCAAGGAACAATGATGGCACAACGATAAGTATAATTAATTACACTTTGATTAATCTAATTCTGTTCGTCCCTTACCGAGCCTTTGCATTCGTTTCAGGAAAATAAGAAAACGTGTCTCATCCTCGAGTGAAACGTAAGATTGGGTCGCGTCGCTTTTCTACATTATGTTCTTTAGCATAAGGTTTACTCCGCTAATCTTTCTATGAGTAACaattgcaataattaattgtaataagAAAAGCGACGGAGCGATTACTGATTAGAAAATTACATACGCCTTCTCTTAACCGAGATCtgtcaataattaattataaacacgTTTATAAGCGCACAATTGTCGCGAACGCGTCTTGAACTAACATTAATCTTTGTCATCGAGCTATCAGCGTGTTCACGTGATGAGCTAATTTATTATCATGTGGACAGTAACTTCCATTTGACGAAGTTCGTAGCAGCTATTCGGTAAAACAATCTCTATCGATAAATCTAACGCGGTGAACATCTGCAGCGacttatttatatacatatttgtatTTACATTGTCTACAATGGCACAGCACTACAGCGATAACTGGGAAGTGTCTTTGTACCAACGTTCATTGAGAAATATTTATCATGTTCTCGCATACAAAatggtattattaatttttttttttttattatactcgGTTACTTCCCTTTCTTGTTTTCTTATAAATGGTTGAAAATAACATATAGCACCGAAGGAACTTGAGCGCACCAACACGCGTTACTATATCTGATAGCTCTTGGCAATGATTAATTTAACTATAACAGTATACTTACAAGTTAATTAACCCTAACTATTAACGAATAGTTAATTATCAATTACTTTTTCGCGAGTAACGATGAGGTTCAGGTAACAATTTCAACGAATACTTCTTACTATACTAAGAACAGAGCGACTAGGTAAATGATTGTACATACACCAGAGCTTTCTGACTGATTGCTCAAACTCGATCGAAGATCAGCGAATATAATGATAAAATGTAAAACGAAAATCAATTGCGAATTACAGCTCTTTTCCTAGGAAATCTCTTTAGAATCTTGGTTTAAATCTAGGAACTAAACTGCTCGTCCCGATGGCTACTATATCAAAAATTTTGATCGTGCTCGATCACATTGTAAACGATTACTACTGTATCAAtgttagaaaaaaaaggaaaagcttTGATAAATCAATCTCATTTGAAACACAAAAAGTCCTCGTACGTTCAAACCACGGAGGATAAGTCTATCACCATAATTGCACGCTTTATACAATGGATTTACAGGTAAATATGTacatagagagaaagagattgaGGGGATATAAAAGGTGGAGTAACAAAGTAGAATTATCTCTTCTTTTTTAGATTGTTGATTGAGCACGTATCCGGTCGAAATATACGAGGACTTGTGTTTGAAGTATCCTCGTACATCAGGATGATTATGATGGCAACTACTGCCGGGATTCGAAGAACGACCGGCAGCGTGCAAATCGTCAGAGTTTCTCCGGTGCGGTGGATCTGATGTTCGACGTTGGCTGCGATGAAATTGAAGGCCCGACACTCGTTGATCGTTCCAATGGATACATCATCTTGCTCGGGATGGGCTGAGATATCGCTCGTTTTGCCAGCCTAAAAGAGCTATCATCCATTTTCATTAGTACACAAGTAAAACAGAatctttttttcaattgaaatcaGTTATCTGACCAGCGACCCTCAATAACAGTTAACTATAAAATTTGACTAAAATGCTAGAACTAAAGTACACATATATTATGACGAAAGATTATTTGGACGTTGTTAAACATACTGCACTGATCGTTAAAAATAGATCGCCAATCGTGGAAGCAGATGAAGAAGATGGATTAGCAGCGTGGTAGAACTAGCAGTGTGTTTAGATGTTCATACTGAAAGCGTGAtataaaatagaacatttccaTGAGTAAAGAAGCATCAGTGAGTGATCGAATGACGATGAAGACGAACAGCTGTCCAGTCTGCAATGACAGCGATAGAGAGAGTTGATTATTAATCATTCATTCATTTGTCTAAACGTATCTTTCATTGTGgatattaatttctttgattAATCATCTTAAAATTCATCATAATCATCCACAATGGTAGATGTGTTAATAAATGATAGAACAAATTATGAGATAGAATGAATCAACTCAGTTTAATCTTGAGATTAAAACCAAGTGATCTATGTTAACCAACACTTTATCAACAGGAAGAGTATTGAATAgacttttcaaattttaatttagtactGAAATCAGGATAATCAAGTGAAAGCTGTTCAATATTTTCCTGGTTGAATATACACCGTATGTCCGTGAGTTGTGGTATCATTGAAACGGCATTCACATGTATAATAATCGTGCATCGTGTCAGAACTTTTATACTATAATAACATGTTCGATCGTGCTGTTAATCAAGCAGTATCTCAGCCTGATCTACCAGCGAACGGAAATACACGAGAAGTTGAAACACGTCAAGTGTTTTCAGTCTAATTAGAATTAAAAACGAGACGATTAATTCTTTTTCCTAacaattcaaatgaaaatagaaatatcTCGTTAATTAATAGAATCGAATATTCCGTGCGCCATCCCTGGTGGATCTAGCTAAATATCATCTCTGTAACACAAACATTCACCTAACAGATTTCAAGCGAGAAGGGACTCTAGTTCTTTTTACCTTGGTCGCTAAAGTGAGATCAGACCATATCAGGAGGTAACGAAAAAACTTTTTAGTCTCTGTACATCTAGACACTCATTGGTGATTTAACCACAAATTCTGGACATGTGTATGTACGGCTGATAGACAAAACATTAAGTTTGAGCGTAGAATCGTTGCGGCTCTCGCCGAAACGAGATATCAACTATGCTGCGTAACGTATCTTCATAATAGGTACCTGTAATTAAGAAACTGATAAGCTTTAGATAATCGTTCAACCCTTTTACTCGATAGTAGTACAATTATTGAAACAAATTAATGTTTCAATATTGAGAAAGAATTGATTTGTTGCTTCGTTGAACagaagaatattattaaattgaaatctTTTCTTGCAAACCTAACAAATTTCTCAATTTCagtttaaaattaatgaagaagaaaattcaGTCAGGGTGTTAGCAACATTTTTCTTAAACTATTCAATATATGTACCTTGTTCTCGTGGATTACGATCATTTGACAGAgaaatctgtttttttttttgtttttcttttttaaattaaacattgatGAATGCGATTTAATATGGAAGAATTATCGCACTTGATCGATCACTTCTGAAACAACTATTTTTCGCATGAAAACTTTATACTGATCACAATACGGCGAGCTATAAAAATACAGTATTATCTATGTACAGACAATAGTATGTTTATTACTGTCCAAGGCTTACGCCCATTCCGAGGTATCTTCTTTCTAAGGAACAACATTTATCCACCATTCTGCAGCAATCAAAACATCTGAACGTCGAGGATAGCAAGGGGATCGAGAAGAATTTATTACCTTAAAAAATTCCCACATCACGACCAGATGTAAGCGATATCGAACACAATATAATCACATCGAACAGATTGTGCTAGAGTGAAATAGATAAGCTCACCTTCTCCGTCGTAGAGAAGCATTTTGCCCGGGTAAACCAAACTGACCTCTTGGTATCACCATACGGGCATTGCCCTGGGCTGGTCTCGAGCCTCCATGAGCTTGCAGACTCGTTAAATGAGCAGCGTAACCATCGTGAAGAATCGTTGCCAAAGTGTGAAGTTTCTTTGGAACTTTTCCAATGATGAAGATTTGATTTGCCCTAAGATTAATCGCAGTGTAAACGCTAATGTCTTTACTACTGCCGTAAGCATGATGAATAATCACACCGTGTTCCTGAAGGAAAGGATATATTGTTCGGCTAGTTATATCAAAAAGAATTTATGTATGTTTTTAAATAGATTCGTTTACCTCTACAAGTTTATTTAAGTACGCAGCTTTGTGACCAAGCGGGTCCGTCGAAAGACCATCCGCAAAGGATACAAGACCATGGGGAAAGTTATGTTGAGACAACCAGGAAACAACTTTCTGTTGTTGCATGTCAGGCCTCGCGgtgatataaataattaagtaaCCAAGTTCTTGCCAGTGTCtggtagaaaaatgaaaaataaaaatattgtggaTTGATATAGAATCCTAATCGGTCTTTAAACTATACCTGACGACGTCAACAGCCCCAGCTCTAACTTTTGGATCCTTCCCACTAACAGACACACTCGCGGTAAACGAACCATCTATACTAAACACGATACACTCTGTTTTTGGTGGAATCACAGCCAAGAAGAAGTCTACAGATGTATGGTCACCTCtgaaagtagaaaaattatatCCTTTTAATCATGAATTACTATAGTATGATTAATGAAAAAGCGTTAGTATTACCTAACGATCATTTTAACTGGATACAGTCCATAACTTAAGGCTTTATCGCTCGGTATTTTATACGTTACTCTACCATTCTTATCAGTTATTTCAGTTGATAAATACGTCCATTCTCCAGCAGGtgtattttttataatgtgAATGTCTATTTTCTCGCCTGCTAAAGTGAAAACGTCGAACGGACCGTACATAAACCTAGCAACCAGCACTTGCGGTGCTCCTTCTCTAACAATTATGTCGTTTGCTCTATGATTGGCAGCGACATTTTTAAGTTTAACGGAAGTTCGTTTCTTATTCCATTTTTCTCTAGGTTGACCTGGACGGAAACACGTTAGATCTTTTTCCTCGTTTGAGAGTAACGGCAAATCGAATCGGCCTAATTGCCTTAGGATAAATGCAATAACGTCGGATGACTCCCAGTAACTAGCGTGGAAAACATGTGGCAAAGCGTTCGTAGGGAAATTTGCTAAACCCTCTGGACAATAGAGAGCGTAATCTAATCTCTTTGTACCCCACCACCTTTGCTGTACTGTAAACAAATACgatccaaaattaaaaaataaaatagcaattaattttacaagcaGATATTAGATACGAATACAAATAcatatacttacaattagacacTAATTGTAAAGGAACATTTTCAATCATCCCAGACATTGTACTATGAATAGATATATCGGACAGTCGCCTTAAATGAGACGCTGGCGTACTTAAAGTCTCCGTGAATAACTGTGTATTCGATTGGATTGTTTCCACTGGAAGTATTAAATGATTTACCTCTCTGTGTTTCACGAGTGAACTTCAATCTTGAGTGAAAAATACATACGTAAATGATAAGGCTGACCATTCCCTAACGGATACTTTTGATACCGAGCCACGTTCACAGGTGGAAGAAGAGAGAACTTAGCAGATATCAATGGTTCTAATCTAGCAGCTACCGGATCAGTGGGATGGAATAAATTGTACAACTGATTCACCAGTGGCCTTTTTATGTTGCTAGTTTTATCACTGCCAGATGATACCTTCCTATACGCTAGAACTAGAGCAAGTGGGCTACCAAACATAAAAAATTCTCCCACTTCAAAATCCAGCTTGCAGTGTGACACATcactgaaaagaaaatcgaatATTGAACTTCTATGttcttttaacaattataaTGAATTAATGTTAATTCTTTACCTTATACTAGAAGATTTCCTTCTAGGAGAAGGTGCAGTCAAGTGTCTACCATCTTCAGGATTATTTTCAACCCCTTGATTATCCAAAATATTGTTCTCGCTGTTATGCCTAGAATGCGTAGATCTACATAAAGCGTCGTACGTTAGAATCGCTCCTACTGAGTCTCCTATTAAACAAATCTGCCCAGTGAAGCCACGGCCCTCTTCGCTCTTCATGAACTCGTGATATACTTGATTAGCTCCTACTATGACTCGCGAGACTGCATCCTGGTATTCAGGAGTAGAACTAGCAAGTAATGGTATTGCACCAATTGGAATGGTATCGTGGGTCACTTGAGGCGCATCCATGGAAGAGGGTGACACGTCAAAGCTGTATGGACTTAAACTAAAAGAAAACACATTGAGAGACAAGAATGAAAAGATTAGTTTCTTCGTCTAATCATCTTATGTTTACCTTGATAAAATACCAAGACCCTCCGTACAGATAGAAGGACAGGAAACAAACTTAACGGCAACATGACCAACCATG containing:
- the rdgB gene encoding retinal degeneration B isoform X1, producing MLIKEYRIPLPLTVEEYRIAQLYMIAKKSREESQGAGSGVEIIVNEPYSNGPGGNGQYTHKIYHVGSHLPEWFKSLLPRSALIAKEEAWNSYPYTKTRYTCPFVEKFSIEIETYYFPDNGYQENVFKLSGSDLRNRIVDVIDIVKDQCDYVKEEDPKTYVSQKTGRGPLTESWLEEYWADVKGKQQPTASGKSLMCAYKLCRVEFRYWGVQTKLEKFIHDIALRKTMVRAHRQAWAWQDEWNGLTMEDIREIERQTQLALQRRMANAEGEESANENQEKNTSNTPQESDVAMTLAATLGSIEKNEDPQSPPSVRKSSDIPMSNTTVSSEGEPSPEDSPTEVPELRNASAEDKGDSKKAWKKNKGVMNSPCSNKSFDMQIANWRMESIVRESESGSEDEFFDCQEDFGDNTSLAKWSSLDLLAEEEDNTFTSSSSANKEDDTIFSPSYLQRMASERSSKRLQISASASIDVSCPASPQHSPTHQPCKTTVLIIVMHAGSVLDANVDLTAKKSDITTFKGAFESVMRQHYPSMVGHVAVKFVSCPSICTEGLGILSSLSPYSFDVSPSSMDAPQVTHDTIPIGAIPLLASSTPEYQDAVSRVIVGANQVYHEFMKSEEGRGFTGQICLIGDSVGAILTYDALCRSTHSRHNSENNILDNQGVENNPEDGRHLTAPSPRRKSSSISDVSHCKLDFEVGEFFMFGSPLALVLAYRKVSSGSDKTSNIKRPLVNQLYNLFHPTDPVAARLEPLISAKFSLLPPVNVARYQKYPLGNGQPYHLLETIQSNTQLFTETLSTPASHLRRLSDISIHSTMSGMIENVPLQLVSNLQQRWWGTKRLDYALYCPEGLANFPTNALPHVFHASYWESSDVIAFILRQLGRFDLPLLSNEEKDLTCFRPGQPREKWNKKRTSVKLKNVAANHRANDIIVREGAPQVLVARFMYGPFDVFTLAGEKIDIHIIKNTPAGEWTYLSTEITDKNGRVTYKIPSDKALSYGLYPVKMIVRGDHTSVDFFLAVIPPKTECIVFSIDGSFTASVSVSGKDPKVRAGAVDVVRHWQELGYLIIYITARPDMQQQKVVSWLSQHNFPHGLVSFADGLSTDPLGHKAAYLNKLVEEHGVIIHHAYGSSKDISVYTAINLRANQIFIIGKVPKKLHTLATILHDGYAAHLTSLQAHGGSRPAQGNARMVIPRGQFGLPGQNASLRRRSSFRLAKRAISQPIPSKMMYPLERSTSVGPSISSQPTSNIRSTAPEKL
- the rdgB gene encoding retinal degeneration B isoform X3, translated to MLIKEYRIPLPLTVEEYRIAQLYMIAKKSREESQGAGSGVEIIVNEPYSNGPGGNGQYTHKIYHVGSHLPEWFKSLLPRSALIAKEEAWNSYPYTKTRYTCPFVEKFSIEIETYYFPDNGYQENVFKLSGSDLRNRIVDVIDIVKDQCDYVKEEDPKTYVSQKTGRGPLTESWLEEYWADVKGKQQPTASGKSLMCAYKLCRVEFRYWGVQTKLEKFIHDIALRKTMVRAHRQAWAWQDEWNGLTMEDIREIERQTQLALQRRMANAEGEESANENQEKNTSNTPQESDVAMTLAATLGSIEKNEDPQSPPSVRKSSDIPMSNTTVSSEGEPSPEDSPTEVPELRNASAEDKGDSKKAWKKNKGVMNSPCSNKSFDMQIANWRMESIVRESESGSEDEFFDCQAEEEDNTFTSSSSANKEDDTIFSPSYLQRMASERSSKRLQISASASIDVSCPASPQHSPTHQPCKTTVLIIVMHAGSVLDANVDLTAKKSDITTFKGAFESVMRQHYPSMVGHVAVKFVSCPSICTEGLGILSSLSPYSFDVSPSSMDAPQVTHDTIPIGAIPLLASSTPEYQDAVSRVIVGANQVYHEFMKSEEGRGFTGQICLIGDSVGAILTYDALCRSTHSRHNSENNILDNQGVENNPEDGRHLTAPSPRRKSSSISDVSHCKLDFEVGEFFMFGSPLALVLAYRKVSSGSDKTSNIKRPLVNQLYNLFHPTDPVAARLEPLISAKFSLLPPVNVARYQKYPLGNGQPYHLLETIQSNTQLFTETLSTPASHLRRLSDISIHSTMSGMIENVPLQLVSNLQQRWWGTKRLDYALYCPEGLANFPTNALPHVFHASYWESSDVIAFILRQLGRFDLPLLSNEEKDLTCFRPGQPREKWNKKRTSVKLKNVAANHRANDIIVREGAPQVLVARFMYGPFDVFTLAGEKIDIHIIKNTPAGEWTYLSTEITDKNGRVTYKIPSDKALSYGLYPVKMIVRGDHTSVDFFLAVIPPKTECIVFSIDGSFTASVSVSGKDPKVRAGAVDVVRHWQELGYLIIYITARPDMQQQKVVSWLSQHNFPHGLVSFADGLSTDPLGHKAAYLNKLVEEHGVIIHHAYGSSKDISVYTAINLRANQIFIIGKVPKKLHTLATILHDGYAAHLTSLQAHGGSRPAQGNARMVIPRGQFGLPGQNASLRRRSSFRLAKRAISQPIPSKMMYPLERSTSVGPSISSQPTSNIRSTAPEKL
- the rdgB gene encoding retinal degeneration B isoform X4 → MLIKEYRIPLPLTVEEYRIAQLYMIAKKSREESQGAGSGVEIIVNEPYSNGPGGNGQYTHKIYHVGSHLPEWFKSLLPRSALIAKEEAWNSYPYTKTRYTCPFVEKFSIEIETYYFPDNGYQENVFKLSGSDLRNRIVDVIDIVKDQCDYVKEEDPKTYVSQKTGRGPLTESWLEEYWADVKGKQQPTASGKSLMCAYKLCRVEFRYWGVQTKLEKFIHDIALRKTMVRAHRQAWAWQDEWNGLTMEDIREIERQTQLALQRRMANAEGEESANENQEKNTSNTPQESDVAMTLAATLGSIEKNEDPQSPPSVRKSSDIPMSNTTVSSEGEPSPEDSPTEVPELRNASAEDKGDSKKAWKKNKGVMNSPCSNKSFDMQIANWRMESIVRESESGSEDEFFDCQEEEDNTFTSSSSANKEDDTIFSPSYLQRMASERSSKRLQISASASIDVSCPASPQHSPTHQPCKTTVLIIVMHAGSVLDANVDLTAKKSDITTFKGAFESVMRQHYPSMVGHVAVKFVSCPSICTEGLGILSSLSPYSFDVSPSSMDAPQVTHDTIPIGAIPLLASSTPEYQDAVSRVIVGANQVYHEFMKSEEGRGFTGQICLIGDSVGAILTYDALCRSTHSRHNSENNILDNQGVENNPEDGRHLTAPSPRRKSSSISDVSHCKLDFEVGEFFMFGSPLALVLAYRKVSSGSDKTSNIKRPLVNQLYNLFHPTDPVAARLEPLISAKFSLLPPVNVARYQKYPLGNGQPYHLLETIQSNTQLFTETLSTPASHLRRLSDISIHSTMSGMIENVPLQLVSNLQQRWWGTKRLDYALYCPEGLANFPTNALPHVFHASYWESSDVIAFILRQLGRFDLPLLSNEEKDLTCFRPGQPREKWNKKRTSVKLKNVAANHRANDIIVREGAPQVLVARFMYGPFDVFTLAGEKIDIHIIKNTPAGEWTYLSTEITDKNGRVTYKIPSDKALSYGLYPVKMIVRGDHTSVDFFLAVIPPKTECIVFSIDGSFTASVSVSGKDPKVRAGAVDVVRHWQELGYLIIYITARPDMQQQKVVSWLSQHNFPHGLVSFADGLSTDPLGHKAAYLNKLVEEHGVIIHHAYGSSKDISVYTAINLRANQIFIIGKVPKKLHTLATILHDGYAAHLTSLQAHGGSRPAQGNARMVIPRGQFGLPGQNASLRRRSSFRLAKRAISQPIPSKMMYPLERSTSVGPSISSQPTSNIRSTAPEKL